The sequence TTATGAAAAAACTACAGGGTTAGCATTACTAGTTAACACTGAAATATGAATACTATATAAGGGATAATTCTCTGAGAAATCCATGCTTAAGCATTTAAGTCGgcgataattatatttacatcttgTGATTTATGCTCTATTTACACAATTGACCCAtgctttttaataaatatatatatactcaccaaaaatgtcaaaaccatttacacaaaccattcatttttttttttgacaagttGCACATATATTTCCCAAAAACGTCAATATCATTATACAATCTACCCTCGATTTTTTAGATGTCAGGGGTGGTTTATGTAATCATGCGAAAGAAGGGGtagattttataaatgaattatagaTCAATGgtataaatgtatttatactttttagttATTGGACATATATGGTTTAGTTGTACCCTCCACACTCGAGGGAAAAAAAACATGAGATTTCTCACACCTTAAGACCCCCACAGTTCCTATGCTACGATGAAACTAGAtgaatataagtatttaaGTTGCAACACACTCAGTATGTGATTAATTCAAATACTTGATTAAGCATAGTTTGGGCTAGAATTTTCACCTTGCAGTTGATAGATTCTTTGAAAGTTGATGAGAATTTTTAGGTATTCCAACAAAATCTAATGGTTATGGGAACTAAACTTGCCAAGAAAATTCTCTGAAGCTTGCACTTTCCACACAACAACTCCAGGTTCATCACAACTCATCAACATCTTAGTCACATATAACAACTTCACTAAGTGCATCAACAACTCCATCAAATACATACATTATAGTTATATGACACTACAGTCTTCCTATATAAATTGCAACATTTCTGTAATCCTCAGCCCATACCATCAATCTTACATCTAGCAAAAAGATCAATCAACAACATAGCCCTCAGAATGTTCAACAAATCATCAGCTTTCATTCTCATAACAATCCTATTTGCAGCCATCAATTCAGCAACCAAGACTACTGCACTTGACCCTCCAGCAGCAGCATCAGCAGCAACAGGAGAAGTACCGGTTCTCGAGCTATACATGCACGACATTCTAGGCGGCAGCAGCCCAACTGCGCGCCCCATCACTGGCTTATTAGGCAACATCTATAGCGGCCAAGTTCCCTTTGCTCGGCCTCTCGGCTTCCTACCCCCTAGAGACGGCGTCGCCATTCCCAACTCCAACGGCGCAATTCCGACCATAAATCCCAATGGCATCCCACTAGGCACTGGCCTGGTAGGCACAGCTTTTGCAGGTACtatttacttatttactttttcaCTTCATAAGTATGCCTCCAGAATTATAAGTCACTTACAGAACTGCTGCTGTTTTTGTAGGGATAAACAACAACAACggtcaaaatattaacacCGCACAACTGGGGCCTGACGGCCTCGGCTTAGGTTTCGGGACAATCACAGTCATTGATGATTACTTGACCTCGGCTCCCGAGCTGGGGTCACAGCAACTAGGCAAGGCACAAGGGGTCTACGTGGCGAGCTCGGCCGATGGGTCCACGCAGATGATGGCGTTTACAGCCATGATGGAAGGAGGGGAGTATGGAGACAGCCTCAACTTCTTTGGAGTTTACAAGATTGGGAGCACCATGTCCAGGCTGTCGGTAACCGGCGGCACCGGCAAGTTCAAGAATGCTTGCGGGTTTGCAGAGGTACGATCACTGTTTCCGGCGGGTCAGCATGTTATGGATGGTGTTGAGACGCTGCTGAGGATCACTGTCCATCTTACTTACTGATTTGTTTGTGTTTGCAAAGCAAAAGCTCTTGAATGTGTGATTTGATTTCTGTGCGATTTGATTTCTGTAATGTATTTCTCTACCATCGCTTGACAATATCACCATACACTGCAATCGATATGAAACAATGCCTGTCGATAATATTATCTCATCGTAGttgtaaagaagaaatttgGGATAAAAAAATCTGCAAAttgaaatcttttttttttttttattcattttgggACTAATATGGTCAAATCATGTGGgtttaaaaatgcaatttaacccCTAGAATTTTTctgaagtttttattttaacgaCTGTTTGATAATACTTCCGTTGGAAAACTAATGAAGTTGGAGTTCTGGAACTAAATTGCATggtcttttaaattttgggatattttgaaaagtccTATAAAGTGTGGGATCAAATTTGCACATCCACCTTTCTtagggactaaaaatataattttacctatGTTCATGAAAAAGAGTGGTGAGAAGCTCACAAGAAATAGAACCATAGTGCTTCTATCATTTGTgaatacaaaaaattcttatccaGATCAAGTCTGCTCGCTTCGAaccagaataattacatttattatgcgattgatcacttttcttAAACTATATACTAACCCACACGgtaagtatattaaatttgtcgTGCAATTGATTCATATCTGACCAAACTCGATCCCAATCAACTTAAAGctcattaaaattcaattatagtaagtaaacaagaaaatgttaCGTACTCTATATGCTAAATTGATGATCAATAGGTTATTTATTAGCAACAAGGAC comes from Sesamum indicum cultivar Zhongzhi No. 13 linkage group LG10, S_indicum_v1.0, whole genome shotgun sequence and encodes:
- the LOC105172798 gene encoding dirigent protein 18-like encodes the protein MFNKSSAFILITILFAAINSATKTTALDPPAAASAATGEVPVLELYMHDILGGSSPTARPITGLLGNIYSGQVPFARPLGFLPPRDGVAIPNSNGAIPTINPNGIPLGTGLVGTAFAGINNNNGQNINTAQLGPDGLGLGFGTITVIDDYLTSAPELGSQQLGKAQGVYVASSADGSTQMMAFTAMMEGGEYGDSLNFFGVYKIGSTMSRLSVTGGTGKFKNACGFAEVRSLFPAGQHVMDGVETLLRITVHLTY